From Rutidosis leptorrhynchoides isolate AG116_Rl617_1_P2 chromosome 3, CSIRO_AGI_Rlap_v1, whole genome shotgun sequence, a single genomic window includes:
- the LOC139900724 gene encoding transcription factor bHLH14: MSTSSSSSLVSFPAPPCDSLQQKFQHLLQIQPNPWTYVVFWQTITDYSNNCVFLSWGDGYIERNNHLSLATERYHLISQTRSFTPGDGSIPGTSFVTNSMIWLSGEEQFRSFNCKRADEAQAHGFGTLVCIPIPNGVVEMGSFHVIKESRNLVHQVFSIFRGEFHNNYPVNIDKPAENNHHNINSFLDNILMSSGSPEDQQESLNTTEFESTTFENRRMPKNKGKKTSVKHTPVNHVEAERLRRQKLNQCFYALRAVVPRVSRMDKVSLLEDAVSYINELKRKVNYLESQLHNRNGYNPLGKFKKGKIETDLDSVQSRNSSSFGDVKVKIVGEDVMIRVQSRNLELSTAKLMDALSEMKAEIQHASMSRLNEIMVHDLVVRVPGILDEDELKSNLVTILDRE, encoded by the coding sequence ATGTcaacatcttcatcttcttcattggtTTCATTTCCAGCTCCTCCTTGTGATTCCCTCCAACAAAAGTTTCAACATCTTCTTCAAATTCAGCCCAATCCATGGACATACGTCGTTTTTTGGCAAACTATCACCGATTACTCTAATAACTGTGTGTTTTTGTCCTGGGGAGATGGTTATATCGAACGAAATAACCACCTCTCACTCGCAACCGAGCGCTACCACCTCATCTCACAAACAAGGTCCTTTACCCCGGGAGACGGCTCAATTCCTGGTACATCCTTTGTTACCAATTCTATGATCTGGCTAAGCGGTGAGGAACAATTTCGGTCTTTTAATTGTAAGCGAGCCGACGAGGCTCAGGCTCACGGGTTCGGGACACTCGTTTGTATCCCTATTCCAAACGGTGTCGTCGAAATGGGGTCCTTTCATGTTATTAAGGAATCAAGGAATTTGGTACATCAAGTTTTCTCAATCTTCCGCGGCGAGTTTCATAATAATTATCCTGTAAATATTGACAAACCGGCCGAAAATAATCATCACAATATAAATTCTTTTCTTGACAATATTCTCATGTCTTCTGGTTCACCAGAAGATCAACAAGAAAGTTTAAACACAACCGAGTTCGAATCAACAACATTTGAAAACCGGAGGATGCCAAAGAATAAAGGAAAGAAGACAAGTGTAAAACATACTCCGGTGAATCATGTCGAGGCAGAAAGATTACGTCGTCAAAAGCTGAACCAATGCTTTTATGCCTTACGAGCAGTCGTCCCAAGAGTGTCTAGAATGGATAAAGTGTCACTCTTAGAAGACGCGGTTTCATATATAAACGAATTGAAAAGGAAAGTTAACTATCTAGAATCACAATTGCATAATCGCAACGGGTATAACCCATTAGGGAAATTCAAGAAggggaagatcgaaacggattTGGATAGCGTACAATCAAGAAATAGTAGTAGTTTTGGGGATGTGAAAGTGAAAATTGTGGGTGAGGATGTAATGATAAGGGTACAATCAAGGAATTTGGAGTTATCGACCGCGAAACTTATGGATGCGTTAAGCGAAATGAAGGCTGAAATTCAACATGCGAGTATGTCGCGTTTGAATGAAATAATGGTGCATGATTTGGTGGTTAGGGTTCCTGGTATCCTTGATGAAGATGAACTTAAGTCTAACCTCGTTACGATTTTAGACCGCGAATGA